In Halobaculum magnesiiphilum, the following proteins share a genomic window:
- a CDS encoding deoxyhypusine synthase: MSDEDTGGDDGGKWEPPQREAFDHDPLGHARVRGGMTVAELVEQYGHAGIGAESVHGAADVLSEMWADDDCTVFVSLAGAMVPTGMRRIVADLIRDGYVDALVTTGANLTHDAIEAIGGKHHHGEERQAGKSLREHDEQLRDEEVDRIYNVYLPQEHFAEFEAHLRDEVFPPLAERDGAVSIAELTGELGRANAEVNEREAVSEGPGVAAAAYEHDVPIYCPAVQDSVLGLQAWMYAQTSDLTLDALADMTPLTDLAFEADTAGCLLIGGGVPKNFTLQTMLVTPRAYDYAVQITMDPEATGGLSGATLEEARSWGKLETDAENASVYGDATVFLPLLVAAARERVEAE, encoded by the coding sequence ATGAGCGACGAGGACACCGGCGGCGACGACGGCGGGAAGTGGGAGCCGCCCCAGCGCGAGGCGTTCGACCACGACCCGCTCGGACACGCGCGGGTCCGCGGCGGCATGACTGTCGCCGAGCTGGTCGAGCAGTACGGCCACGCGGGCATCGGCGCGGAGTCGGTCCACGGCGCCGCGGACGTGCTCTCGGAGATGTGGGCCGACGACGACTGCACCGTCTTCGTCTCGCTGGCGGGCGCGATGGTTCCCACCGGCATGCGGCGGATCGTCGCGGACCTCATCCGCGACGGCTACGTCGACGCGCTCGTGACGACGGGGGCGAACCTCACCCACGACGCGATCGAGGCGATCGGCGGGAAACACCATCACGGCGAGGAGCGCCAGGCGGGCAAGAGCCTCCGCGAACACGACGAGCAGCTGCGCGACGAGGAGGTCGACCGCATCTACAACGTCTATCTCCCGCAGGAGCACTTCGCGGAGTTCGAGGCGCACCTCCGCGATGAGGTGTTCCCGCCGTTGGCCGAGCGCGACGGTGCGGTCTCGATCGCCGAGTTGACCGGGGAGTTGGGCCGGGCGAACGCCGAGGTCAACGAGCGCGAGGCCGTCTCGGAGGGCCCCGGCGTCGCCGCCGCCGCCTACGAACACGACGTGCCGATCTACTGTCCGGCCGTGCAGGACTCCGTGCTCGGACTCCAGGCGTGGATGTACGCCCAGACGTCGGACCTGACGCTCGACGCGCTGGCGGACATGACGCCGCTGACGGATCTGGCGTTCGAGGCCGACACCGCGGGCTGTCTGCTGATCGGCGGCGGCGTCCCGAAGAACTTCACCCTCCAGACGATGCTCGTGACGCCGCGGGCGTACGACTACGCCGTCCAGATCACGATGGATCCGGAGGCGACCGGCGGACTCTCGGGGGCGACGCTGGAGGAGGCTCGATCGTGGGGGAAACTGGAGACGGACGCGGAGAACGCCTCCGTCTACGGGGACGCGACGGTGTTCCTCCCGCTGCTCGTCGCGGCGGCGCGCGAACGCGTCGAGGCCGAGTAG
- a CDS encoding Nif3-like dinuclear metal center hexameric protein: MERSEFVDRLDAELDTDAYADLDASPNGLQVGSRAGEVETVAFAVDAVEATAAAAVDTGADALVTHHGMIWGGLDRVTGREYDRIEPLVANDVALYVSHLPLDGHRELGNAAGVADVLDLVDREPFGETGPEYVGQRGVAPDGYAADELAGTLEASLAHAGEGVQVLDFGPDRIEDVGIVTGSGSDWLREAEALGLDALVTGEGKGKVYHEAREAGVSVFLAGHYATETFGVRALQSLAEEWGLETHYIDHPTGL, translated from the coding sequence ATGGAGCGTTCGGAGTTCGTCGACCGACTCGACGCGGAACTGGACACCGACGCGTACGCCGATCTCGACGCCTCCCCCAACGGCCTGCAGGTCGGCTCGCGCGCCGGCGAGGTGGAGACCGTCGCGTTCGCCGTCGACGCCGTCGAGGCGACCGCCGCGGCCGCCGTCGACACCGGCGCCGACGCGCTCGTGACCCACCACGGGATGATCTGGGGCGGCCTCGACCGCGTGACGGGTCGCGAGTACGACCGTATCGAGCCGCTCGTCGCGAACGACGTGGCGCTGTACGTCTCGCATCTCCCGCTCGACGGCCACCGGGAGCTGGGGAACGCCGCCGGCGTCGCCGACGTGCTCGACCTCGTCGACCGCGAGCCGTTCGGCGAGACGGGTCCCGAGTACGTCGGCCAGCGCGGCGTCGCCCCCGACGGCTACGCGGCCGACGAACTCGCGGGGACGCTGGAGGCGTCGCTGGCCCACGCCGGCGAGGGCGTCCAGGTGCTCGACTTCGGCCCCGACAGGATCGAGGACGTGGGGATCGTCACCGGCAGCGGGAGCGACTGGCTGCGCGAGGCCGAGGCGCTCGGCCTCGACGCGCTCGTCACCGGCGAGGGGAAGGGAAAGGTGTACCACGAGGCGCGCGAGGCGGGCGTCTCCGTGTTCCTCGCGGGCCACTACGCGACCGAGACGTTCGGCGTGCGCGCGCTGCAGTCGCTCGCCGAGGAGTGGGGGCTTGAGACGCACTACATCGACCACCCGACCGGATTGTAA
- the speB gene encoding agmatinase, translated as MRFPGANADRDEAAYVLTGAPLDATTTFQPGTRFGPERVRKFAATYDDYDRRTDSFFSDLRVHDAGDVPAWDALDEYLDHLTAELRAAVIDDAVPFLLGGEHTVTWAGVRASDPDVLVTVDAHLDLRDAYDGNPLSHACVVRRCLDGYESDESSGGDHPTVDEVVVLGARTGSPEEWERADAPDVTVVAPEDVTDWVREFDGFGGREAYLSIDIDGADPGFAPGTGTMEPFGLSPREIRDAVRAVAPHCVGIDAVEVNDRDDGQAAALAGKLLREAVYSHADAR; from the coding sequence ATGCGCTTCCCCGGCGCGAACGCCGATCGCGACGAGGCGGCGTACGTCCTCACGGGCGCGCCGCTCGACGCGACGACGACGTTCCAGCCGGGGACCCGCTTCGGACCCGAGCGGGTCCGCAAGTTCGCCGCGACCTACGACGACTACGACCGACGGACGGATTCGTTCTTCTCCGATCTCCGCGTCCACGACGCGGGCGACGTGCCCGCGTGGGACGCACTCGACGAGTACCTCGATCACCTGACCGCCGAGCTGCGCGCGGCCGTCATCGACGACGCCGTCCCGTTCCTCCTGGGCGGCGAACACACCGTCACTTGGGCGGGGGTGCGCGCCAGCGACCCCGACGTGCTCGTCACGGTCGACGCACACCTCGATCTGCGCGACGCCTACGACGGCAACCCGCTGAGCCACGCGTGTGTCGTCCGACGGTGTCTCGACGGATACGAGAGCGACGAGAGCTCGGGAGGCGACCACCCAACCGTCGACGAGGTGGTCGTGCTCGGCGCGCGCACCGGCTCCCCCGAGGAGTGGGAGCGCGCCGACGCCCCCGACGTGACCGTCGTCGCGCCCGAGGACGTGACCGACTGGGTCCGCGAGTTCGACGGCTTCGGCGGCCGTGAGGCGTACCTCTCGATCGACATCGACGGCGCCGATCCCGGTTTCGCGCCGGGCACGGGCACGATGGAGCCGTTCGGCCTCTCGCCCCGCGAGATCCGCGACGCCGTGCGGGCGGTGGCACCCCACTGCGTCGGGATCGACGCCGTCGAGGTGAACGACCGCGACGACGGCCAGGCGGCGGCGCTGGCCGGGAAGCTCCTGCGCGAGGCGGTGTACTCGCACGCGGACGCGCGCTGA
- a CDS encoding translation initiation factor IF-5A, whose translation MPREQKQVRELQEGSYVMMEDSPCKINAYSTAKPGKHGSAKARIEGKGVFDDKKRSLSQPVDAKVWVPIIQRKQGQVVSVSGNDAQVMDLDTYETFTMRVPEDEDFTPDQNIEYLEYEGQRKVVG comes from the coding sequence ATGCCGAGAGAGCAGAAGCAGGTCCGCGAGCTGCAAGAGGGGAGCTACGTGATGATGGAGGACTCCCCCTGCAAGATCAACGCCTACAGCACCGCGAAGCCCGGCAAGCACGGGAGCGCGAAGGCCCGGATCGAGGGCAAGGGCGTGTTCGACGACAAGAAGCGATCGCTCTCCCAGCCCGTCGACGCGAAGGTGTGGGTGCCGATCATCCAGCGCAAGCAGGGCCAGGTCGTCTCCGTCTCCGGCAACGACGCCCAGGTCATGGACCTCGACACCTACGAGACGTTCACGATGCGCGTACCCGAGGACGAGGACTTCACGCCCGACCAGAACATCGAGTACCTCGAGTACGAGGGACAGCGGAAGGTCGTCGGATAG
- a CDS encoding SDR family NAD(P)-dependent oxidoreductase, with product MTDSDADAGTPAAEPDLYDDLSGQAALVTGANRGIGAEIASNLAELGATVYAGVRSVTYDLPEEYERVTLDVSQEGDIQDALNRIGESEDGLDILVNNAGVGHFGEPLHEEQTHHIDHSISVNLRGPMLLCKYALPPMLNTDSPRIVNVSSGMGALGEEQSGGSPAYRVTKTGLNGLTKYLHGEYADEGLIANSACPGWAHTEMGGEEAPRTPAEGAATPTWLARFRDGPGGRFWRNREVIDW from the coding sequence CCGGACCTGTACGACGACCTCTCGGGGCAGGCCGCGCTCGTCACGGGCGCCAACCGCGGCATCGGCGCCGAGATCGCGAGCAACCTCGCCGAGCTGGGCGCGACCGTCTACGCGGGCGTGCGCAGCGTCACCTACGACCTCCCCGAGGAGTACGAGCGCGTGACACTCGACGTGAGCCAGGAGGGCGACATCCAGGACGCGCTGAACCGGATCGGCGAGTCCGAGGACGGGCTCGACATCCTCGTCAACAACGCCGGCGTCGGTCACTTCGGGGAGCCGCTACACGAGGAGCAGACGCACCACATCGACCACTCCATCTCGGTGAACCTCCGCGGCCCCATGCTGCTGTGCAAGTACGCGCTCCCGCCGATGTTGAACACCGACTCCCCGCGGATCGTCAACGTCTCCTCGGGGATGGGCGCGCTCGGCGAGGAGCAGTCCGGCGGGTCGCCGGCCTACCGCGTGACGAAGACTGGCCTCAACGGGCTCACGAAGTACCTCCACGGCGAGTACGCCGACGAGGGGCTGATCGCCAATTCGGCGTGTCCCGGCTGGGCCCACACCGAGATGGGCGGCGAGGAGGCGCCGCGGACGCCCGCCGAGGGCGCGGCGACGCCGACGTGGCTCGCGCGCTTTCGCGACGGTCCCGGCGGGCGGTTCTGGCGGAACCGCGAGGTCATCGACTGGTGA